A genomic stretch from Silurus meridionalis isolate SWU-2019-XX chromosome 1, ASM1480568v1, whole genome shotgun sequence includes:
- the LOC124382888 gene encoding serine protease 27-like isoform X2, translated as MQIHLHVYFPSLWNPIPRRHCSVFMGNEERERHGGSHGQSSICGRAPLNSRIVGGRNALPGAWPWQVSLHSQRYGEHFCGGSLINSDWVMTAAHCFESIGTNTTGLVVYLGKQSQEGFNANQISRRVIRIVQHPGYNSITNDNDITLLLLSSSVTFTSYIRPVCLAGRGSSFPSGTRCWITGWGDISVGVWLPSPGVLQEAQVPVIDKTKCDNQLGPGVITNNMICAGLVQGGKDTCQGDSGGPMVTKQGAVWVQVGITSWGVGCANSNSPGVYTKVSQYQSWVSSITRINLPGFVKSPSAG; from the exons ATGCAAATTCACTTGCACGTTTACTTTCCGTCACTGTGGAATCCAATTCCTCGTCGCCACTGTAGTGTTTTTATGggaaatgaagagagagagagacacggaG GTTCTCACGGCCAGTCAAGCA TATGTGGCCGTGCACCTTTAAACTCCCGTATCGTTGGAGGACGGAACGCCTTGCCAGGGGCATGGCCGTGGCAGGTTAGTTTACATAGCCAGCGATACGGTGAACATTTCTGTGGAGGATCCCTCATTAACAGCGACTGGGTAATGACTGCAGCACACTGTTTTGAAAG CATTGGCACCAACACCACTGGCTTGGTTGTGTATTTGGGGAAGCAGAGTCAGGAGGGTTTTAACGCCAATCAAATCTCCAGACGTGTCATCAGGATTGTCCAGCACCCCGGGTACAACAGCATCACTAATGATAATGATATCACCCTGCTGCTTCTGAGCTCCTCTGTGACCTTCACCAGCTACATCAGACCCGTGTGTCTGGCTGGTCGAGGAAGCAGTTTTCCTTCTGGAACCAGGTGCTGGATCACAGGCTGGGGAGATATTTCTGTAGGAG tatggctGCCTTCCCCTGGTGTGTTGCAGGAAGCACAGGTTCCTGTCATTGACAAAACTAAGTGTGACAACCAGCTGGGACCAGGAGTAATTACCAACAACATGATATGTGCTGGACTGGTACAGGGAGGTAAAGACACCTGCCAG GGCGACTCAGGAGGTCCGATGGTGACTAAGCAGGGTGCAGTCTGGGTTCAGGTTGGTATCACGAGCTGGGGTGTAGGATGCGCTAATAGCAACTCACCTGGTGTCTACACAAAGGTGTCCCAGTACCAGTCCTGGGTATCCAGCATCACCCGAATAAACCTACCTGGCTTTGTGAAGTCTCCCTCTGCAGGCTAG
- the LOC124382888 gene encoding serine protease 27-like isoform X1 has protein sequence MKRERDTEPSIHTFTPEIPVQPVTSDPSDYKRRHDEAKKQCSAMSAEMLRLRCVIVALILLVQGSHGQSSICGRAPLNSRIVGGRNALPGAWPWQVSLHSQRYGEHFCGGSLINSDWVMTAAHCFESIGTNTTGLVVYLGKQSQEGFNANQISRRVIRIVQHPGYNSITNDNDITLLLLSSSVTFTSYIRPVCLAGRGSSFPSGTRCWITGWGDISVGVWLPSPGVLQEAQVPVIDKTKCDNQLGPGVITNNMICAGLVQGGKDTCQGDSGGPMVTKQGAVWVQVGITSWGVGCANSNSPGVYTKVSQYQSWVSSITRINLPGFVKSPSAG, from the exons atgaagagagagagagacacggaG CCGTCCATTCACACCTTTACACCTGAAATTCCTGTCCAACCAGTGACTAGTGACCCGAGCGATTATAAAAGACGGCATGATGAggcaaaaaaacagtgcagtgcCATGAGTGCAGAAATGCTGAGGTTGCGGTGTGTGATTGTGGCTCTGATTTTACTTGTACAAG GTTCTCACGGCCAGTCAAGCA TATGTGGCCGTGCACCTTTAAACTCCCGTATCGTTGGAGGACGGAACGCCTTGCCAGGGGCATGGCCGTGGCAGGTTAGTTTACATAGCCAGCGATACGGTGAACATTTCTGTGGAGGATCCCTCATTAACAGCGACTGGGTAATGACTGCAGCACACTGTTTTGAAAG CATTGGCACCAACACCACTGGCTTGGTTGTGTATTTGGGGAAGCAGAGTCAGGAGGGTTTTAACGCCAATCAAATCTCCAGACGTGTCATCAGGATTGTCCAGCACCCCGGGTACAACAGCATCACTAATGATAATGATATCACCCTGCTGCTTCTGAGCTCCTCTGTGACCTTCACCAGCTACATCAGACCCGTGTGTCTGGCTGGTCGAGGAAGCAGTTTTCCTTCTGGAACCAGGTGCTGGATCACAGGCTGGGGAGATATTTCTGTAGGAG tatggctGCCTTCCCCTGGTGTGTTGCAGGAAGCACAGGTTCCTGTCATTGACAAAACTAAGTGTGACAACCAGCTGGGACCAGGAGTAATTACCAACAACATGATATGTGCTGGACTGGTACAGGGAGGTAAAGACACCTGCCAG GGCGACTCAGGAGGTCCGATGGTGACTAAGCAGGGTGCAGTCTGGGTTCAGGTTGGTATCACGAGCTGGGGTGTAGGATGCGCTAATAGCAACTCACCTGGTGTCTACACAAAGGTGTCCCAGTACCAGTCCTGGGTATCCAGCATCACCCGAATAAACCTACCTGGCTTTGTGAAGTCTCCCTCTGCAGGCTAG
- the LOC124382888 gene encoding serine protease 27-like isoform X3, producing the protein MSAEMLRLRCVIVALILLVQGSHGQSSICGRAPLNSRIVGGRNALPGAWPWQVSLHSQRYGEHFCGGSLINSDWVMTAAHCFESIGTNTTGLVVYLGKQSQEGFNANQISRRVIRIVQHPGYNSITNDNDITLLLLSSSVTFTSYIRPVCLAGRGSSFPSGTRCWITGWGDISVGVWLPSPGVLQEAQVPVIDKTKCDNQLGPGVITNNMICAGLVQGGKDTCQGDSGGPMVTKQGAVWVQVGITSWGVGCANSNSPGVYTKVSQYQSWVSSITRINLPGFVKSPSAG; encoded by the exons ATGAGTGCAGAAATGCTGAGGTTGCGGTGTGTGATTGTGGCTCTGATTTTACTTGTACAAG GTTCTCACGGCCAGTCAAGCA TATGTGGCCGTGCACCTTTAAACTCCCGTATCGTTGGAGGACGGAACGCCTTGCCAGGGGCATGGCCGTGGCAGGTTAGTTTACATAGCCAGCGATACGGTGAACATTTCTGTGGAGGATCCCTCATTAACAGCGACTGGGTAATGACTGCAGCACACTGTTTTGAAAG CATTGGCACCAACACCACTGGCTTGGTTGTGTATTTGGGGAAGCAGAGTCAGGAGGGTTTTAACGCCAATCAAATCTCCAGACGTGTCATCAGGATTGTCCAGCACCCCGGGTACAACAGCATCACTAATGATAATGATATCACCCTGCTGCTTCTGAGCTCCTCTGTGACCTTCACCAGCTACATCAGACCCGTGTGTCTGGCTGGTCGAGGAAGCAGTTTTCCTTCTGGAACCAGGTGCTGGATCACAGGCTGGGGAGATATTTCTGTAGGAG tatggctGCCTTCCCCTGGTGTGTTGCAGGAAGCACAGGTTCCTGTCATTGACAAAACTAAGTGTGACAACCAGCTGGGACCAGGAGTAATTACCAACAACATGATATGTGCTGGACTGGTACAGGGAGGTAAAGACACCTGCCAG GGCGACTCAGGAGGTCCGATGGTGACTAAGCAGGGTGCAGTCTGGGTTCAGGTTGGTATCACGAGCTGGGGTGTAGGATGCGCTAATAGCAACTCACCTGGTGTCTACACAAAGGTGTCCCAGTACCAGTCCTGGGTATCCAGCATCACCCGAATAAACCTACCTGGCTTTGTGAAGTCTCCCTCTGCAGGCTAG